One Apodemus sylvaticus chromosome 14, mApoSyl1.1, whole genome shotgun sequence DNA window includes the following coding sequences:
- the LOC127664779 gene encoding type-1 angiotensin II receptor A codes for MALNSSTEDGIKRIQDDCPKAGRHSYIFVMIPTLYSIIFVVGIFGNSLVVIVIYFYMKLKTVASVFLLNLALADLCFLLTLPLWAVYTAMEYRWPFGNHLCKIASASVSFNLYASVFLLTCLSIDRYLAIVHPMKSRLRRTMLVAKVTCIIIWLMAGLASLPAVIHRNVYFIENTNITVCAFHYESRNSTLPIGLGLTKNILGFLFPFLIILTSYTLIWKALKKAYEIQKNKPRNDDIFRIIMAIVLFFFFSWVPHQIFTFLDVLIQLGVIHDCKISDIVDTAMPITICIAYFNNCLNPLFYGFLGKKFKKYFLQLLKYIPPKAKSHSNLSTKMSTLSYRPSDNMSSSSKKPASCFEVE; via the coding sequence ATGGCCCTTAACTCTTCTACCGAAGATGGCATCAAAAGAATCCAAGATGACTGCCCCAAGGCTGGCAGGCACAGTTACATCTTTGTCATGATCCCTACTCTCTACAGCATTATCTTTGTGGTGGGAATATTCGGAAACAGCTTGGTGGTGATCGTCATTTACTTTTACATGAAGCTGAAGACTGTGGCCAGCGTCTTCCTTCTGAATCTCGCCCTGGCTGATTTGTGCTTTTTGCTGACTTTGCCCCTGTGGGCTGTCTACACCGCTATGGAGTACCGCTGGCCCTTCGGCAATCACCTGTGTAAGATCGCTTCGGCCAGCGTCAGTTTCAACCTCTACGCCAGTGTGTTCCTGCTCACGTGTCTCAGCATCGATCGCTACCTGGCCATTGTCCACCCGATGAAGTCTCGCCTTCGTCGCACGATGCTGGTGGCCAAAGTCACCTGCATTATCATCTGGCTGATGGCGGGCTTGGCCAGTTTGCCAGCTGTCATCCACCGAAATGTGTATTTCATCGAGAACACCAATATCACTGTTTGCGCTTTTCATTATGAGTCTCGGAATTCAACGCTCCCCATAGGTCTGGGCCTTACCAAGAACATCCTGGGCTTCCTGTTCCCTTTCCTAATCATTCTCACCAGCTATACTCTCATTTGGAAAGCTCTAAAGAAGGCTTATGAAATTCAGAAGAACAAGCCAAGAAATGACGACATCTTTAGGATAATTATGGCGAttgtgcttttcttcttcttttcctgggTTCCTCACCAAATATTCACTTTCCTGGATGTGCTCATTCAGCTGGGCGTCATCCATGACTGTAAAATTTCTGACATCGTGGACACCGCCATGCCCATAACCATCTGCATAGCGTATTTTAACAATTGCCTGAACCCTCTGTTTTATGGCTTTCtggggaaaaaatttaaaaagtatttcctcCAGCTCCTGAAATATATTCCCCCAAAGGCCAAGTCCCACTCAAACCTGTCTACGAAAATGAGCACGCTTTCCTACCGCCCTTCAGATAACATGAGCTCATCCTCCAAAAAGCCTGCATCTTGTTTTGAGGTGGAGTGA